The Haladaptatus cibarius D43 genome window below encodes:
- a CDS encoding rhomboid family intramembrane serine protease, with the protein MVSPFGGWPIRVAIPLGLLLSILIVWRLDRPRGAWGSALRKRFLFGVPWGTLISVVGVTAVYLFVQGGWNHWRNPVTVAFASWSYLYPKGMFLGSFSHAGPGHLIGNMTSTLAVAPLAEYFFSHYPTKQGEESGSSWRTNPWIRAFVLFPLGVIIIALGTSIFAWGPVIGFSGVFYAFIGFALVRYPLGTIVALSAQGLINTLYLALREPQVVGEATSTFSRPWWFGIAVQGHTLGFFFGAVAGVYLLRRRNVQLSALRVWAGSFVLLMSLSLWALWWYRGLETYVLFRGLGVLFVLALSILVVVAVRTTDRESFGPNVRQAGTVLLLIPLLVMAGVAIPVNLTSVGADAVSDDSGVEVDGYTVMYAENVPNQKVSVIDVSLGGETTQVNTSGVIVVNEHREIWSREVSQGQLAHSGQTTVRVGGIGWQKAVHVNREGWSATGGETAYQVWLRPTTGRWQHEFASDSVTATPVIDGKEVSIVPQNGRFSLELAENNSTVASGSLPVPNSSVTLSGVTFERTDDKIVAVADDTRVQVAKKEQYGG; encoded by the coding sequence ATGGTGTCGCCGTTCGGCGGGTGGCCGATTCGGGTCGCAATCCCGCTCGGCCTCCTGCTTTCGATTCTCATCGTCTGGCGCTTAGACCGTCCTCGGGGGGCGTGGGGGAGCGCGCTTCGGAAACGGTTCCTCTTCGGCGTTCCGTGGGGGACGCTGATTTCGGTCGTCGGTGTAACTGCTGTCTATCTGTTCGTACAGGGCGGGTGGAACCACTGGCGAAATCCCGTAACCGTCGCGTTCGCGTCGTGGTCGTACCTCTACCCGAAAGGAATGTTCCTCGGCTCCTTTTCCCACGCTGGGCCGGGCCACCTCATCGGTAACATGACCAGCACGCTCGCCGTCGCACCGCTGGCGGAGTACTTTTTCAGCCACTATCCGACAAAGCAGGGAGAAGAATCCGGCTCGTCGTGGCGGACGAACCCGTGGATTCGGGCGTTCGTGCTGTTTCCGCTCGGCGTTATCATCATCGCGCTCGGAACGAGTATCTTCGCGTGGGGGCCGGTCATCGGCTTTTCCGGCGTCTTCTATGCGTTCATCGGGTTTGCGCTGGTTCGGTATCCACTGGGAACCATCGTGGCGCTGTCCGCGCAGGGACTCATCAACACGCTGTATCTGGCGCTTCGTGAACCGCAAGTAGTCGGCGAGGCGACGAGCACGTTTTCGCGCCCGTGGTGGTTCGGCATCGCCGTACAGGGACACACGCTCGGATTTTTCTTCGGTGCGGTCGCGGGCGTCTACTTGCTCCGACGACGAAACGTACAGTTGAGCGCCCTGCGCGTCTGGGCCGGGAGTTTCGTCCTCCTCATGTCGCTGTCGCTGTGGGCGCTCTGGTGGTATCGCGGCTTGGAAACCTACGTCCTCTTTCGCGGCCTCGGCGTGCTGTTCGTCCTCGCACTTTCGATACTCGTCGTTGTCGCGGTTCGCACGACCGACCGGGAGTCGTTCGGCCCGAACGTCAGACAGGCCGGAACCGTCCTCCTGCTGATTCCGCTCCTCGTCATGGCGGGAGTGGCAATCCCGGTCAACCTCACGTCCGTGGGTGCGGATGCCGTCAGCGACGATTCCGGCGTCGAAGTCGACGGCTACACCGTGATGTACGCGGAAAACGTGCCGAATCAGAAGGTGTCCGTCATCGACGTTTCGCTCGGTGGTGAGACGACGCAGGTGAACACGAGCGGTGTCATCGTCGTCAACGAACACCGGGAAATCTGGTCGCGTGAGGTGTCACAGGGGCAACTCGCGCATTCGGGACAGACGACGGTCAGGGTCGGCGGAATCGGGTGGCAAAAAGCGGTTCACGTGAACCGCGAGGGGTGGAGCGCGACTGGCGGCGAGACCGCCTATCAGGTTTGGTTGCGTCCCACAACTGGCCGCTGGCAACACGAGTTCGCTTCGGACTCCGTGACCGCAACGCCCGTCATCGACGGAAAAGAGGTGTCGATAGTTCCGCAGAACGGCCGGTTCAGTCTCGAACTGGCGGAGAACAATTCGACGGTGGCGAGTGGGTCGCTTCCAGTTCCGAACTCCTCCGTCACGCTTTCCGGTGTGACTTTCGAGCGAACAGACGACAAAATCGTCGCCGTCGCGGACGACACTCGCGTTCAAGTGGCGAAAAAAGAACAGTACGGCGGTTAG
- a CDS encoding METTL5 family protein produces MGKRALERRLSAVSDFADPQVELEQYPTPADLAAHLVHLADVHHDIAGKTVFDLGTGTGMLALGAATRGPERVLGIDRDASAIAQARENEHRVGPETPVEWIEGDVTRAPFCTSTRISSAPFVTVLMNPPFGAQTGNEHADRAFLETTADIADVSYSIHNEGSMAFVEAFAEDSGGEVTHAFRAELPLSRQFEFQREQKKVLDAEVFRIEW; encoded by the coding sequence ATGGGGAAACGCGCGCTGGAACGTCGGCTTTCCGCAGTCTCCGACTTCGCCGACCCGCAGGTCGAACTGGAACAGTACCCGACGCCCGCAGACCTCGCGGCCCATCTCGTTCATCTCGCGGACGTGCACCACGACATCGCCGGGAAGACGGTGTTCGACCTCGGCACCGGAACCGGCATGCTCGCGCTCGGGGCTGCGACCCGCGGCCCCGAGCGCGTTCTCGGCATCGACAGAGACGCCAGTGCAATCGCGCAAGCCCGAGAAAACGAACATCGCGTCGGGCCGGAAACGCCCGTCGAGTGGATTGAGGGGGACGTAACGCGTGCACCATTCTGCACCTCTACAAGAATTTCATCAGCACCGTTCGTGACGGTGCTGATGAACCCACCATTCGGTGCGCAGACGGGCAACGAACACGCAGACCGCGCGTTTCTGGAGACGACGGCGGACATCGCAGACGTCTCTTACTCGATTCACAACGAGGGAAGTATGGCGTTCGTGGAAGCCTTCGCCGAGGATTCCGGTGGCGAGGTGACACACGCGTTTCGGGCCGAACTGCCGCTTTCGCGGCAGTTCGAGTTTCAGCGTGAGCAGAAAAAAGTTCTCGACGCCGAAGTGTTCAGAATCGAGTGGTGA
- a CDS encoding NUDIX domain-containing protein gives MSRLADIRRRDDVREGKRSFSLPAENFATVVETIESGYDQWVGAVVTDDDGRVLLVENGWSGGWIIPGGTVETNETPAEAVVREIEEETGVSVELDRPLLVERQRFSHADEEIAGNFVLFGATASDTEIGDDLGVEDETIYEARWFTDVPAMKIDYSAEIESFRED, from the coding sequence GTGAGCCGACTCGCCGACATTCGACGCCGAGACGACGTTCGGGAGGGAAAACGTTCGTTTTCTCTTCCCGCGGAGAACTTCGCCACAGTGGTCGAAACCATCGAATCGGGATACGACCAGTGGGTTGGCGCGGTTGTAACCGACGACGACGGTCGCGTGCTGTTGGTCGAAAACGGATGGAGCGGCGGCTGGATAATTCCGGGTGGGACGGTCGAAACGAACGAGACGCCCGCCGAGGCGGTCGTCAGGGAAATCGAGGAGGAAACCGGGGTATCGGTCGAACTCGACCGGCCGCTTTTAGTCGAACGTCAGCGATTCAGCCATGCTGACGAGGAAATCGCGGGTAACTTCGTCCTGTTCGGCGCGACTGCGAGCGACACGGAAATCGGCGACGACCTCGGAGTGGAAGACGAAACGATTTACGAGGCGCGGTGGTTCACCGACGTTCCGGCGATGAAAATCGACTACAGCGCGGAAATCGAGTCGTTTCGAGAGGATTGA
- a CDS encoding FAS1-like dehydratase domain-containing protein, producing MAELPTEGETKSYSRTFTNEDVAQFADLSGDRGSHHEEGDNPMVHGLLTATLPTKIGGDMDYIARSMSFEFHRPVYVGEEITCESTAESFESRENRHEMVASFVCRNEDGEVVLDGKTEGVIFR from the coding sequence ATGGCAGAGCTACCGACGGAAGGTGAGACGAAGTCGTATTCTCGGACGTTCACGAACGAAGACGTTGCGCAGTTTGCAGACCTCTCGGGTGACCGCGGCAGCCACCACGAGGAGGGCGACAATCCGATGGTTCACGGACTGCTGACCGCGACGCTACCGACGAAAATCGGCGGCGACATGGATTACATCGCCCGGTCAATGTCGTTCGAATTTCACAGGCCGGTGTACGTCGGCGAGGAAATCACCTGCGAATCGACGGCGGAATCGTTCGAATCGCGCGAAAATCGTCACGAGATGGTCGCCTCGTTTGTCTGCCGAAACGAGGATGGAGAAGTCGTTCTCGATGGGAAAACGGAAGGCGTTATTTTCCGGTAG
- a CDS encoding DUF4397 domain-containing protein — translation MTLILAVSVAVAGMGAMAGQDTTDDESDGDAQVRVAHMSPDAPPVDVLIDGETAISNLSYGNVTDYASLPAGEHNVTVTAAGDPSTVVFSENVTFDADTNYTAVALGEISEHSENPFDVTVLEDDFTAPEPGNASVRLVHASPDAPPVDVTVAETNTTLFDDVSFGNATEYAEVPAGEYALEVRPATADDSGEVVATFNVTLDENTANSAFAAGYINPAEAPEAGQDNPFELILVTDFEFAGETTETVTATETATATETETATTTAKTTAAAEPTATETQTTAKPTKTTKETTAKATETTVKETETTVKKTTAKETETTAKATETTTTKATPTEKQTTAKKTTAKQTTPQETTAKETTAKVTKTTTPKPTTVKETTPAETTAKQTTPKETTAKETTVAKTTPKETTPKKTTPKETTVKKTTPKETTVKKTTVKETTVKKTTTKETTPKETTAKKTTPKEPEEPKITSPAEPEKPEITSPAEPEKPDVTSPAEPTPDETVPKDDSDERTVSNDS, via the coding sequence ATGACGCTGATACTCGCAGTCAGTGTCGCCGTCGCCGGAATGGGGGCGATGGCGGGACAGGATACGACCGACGATGAATCGGACGGCGACGCACAGGTTCGCGTCGCCCACATGTCGCCGGATGCACCACCGGTTGACGTACTCATCGACGGTGAAACGGCGATTTCGAACCTTTCGTATGGCAATGTCACCGACTACGCCAGCCTTCCTGCTGGCGAACACAACGTTACGGTGACCGCCGCGGGCGACCCGAGCACGGTCGTCTTCTCGGAGAACGTGACGTTCGACGCCGACACTAACTACACCGCCGTTGCACTCGGTGAAATTTCGGAACATTCCGAAAATCCGTTCGACGTTACGGTTCTCGAAGATGACTTCACCGCGCCCGAACCGGGTAACGCCTCGGTGCGACTCGTCCACGCGTCGCCCGATGCACCGCCGGTTGACGTGACGGTCGCGGAGACAAACACGACGCTCTTCGACGACGTTTCGTTCGGTAACGCCACGGAATACGCGGAAGTTCCGGCGGGTGAGTACGCGCTCGAAGTTCGGCCAGCCACCGCCGACGATTCGGGCGAAGTCGTGGCTACGTTCAACGTGACGTTGGACGAGAACACGGCCAACTCCGCGTTCGCGGCGGGTTACATCAACCCCGCGGAGGCACCCGAGGCCGGGCAGGACAACCCGTTCGAACTCATCCTCGTCACGGATTTCGAGTTTGCGGGAGAGACGACGGAAACCGTGACAGCGACCGAAACCGCGACAGCAACAGAAACCGAAACGGCGACGACCACGGCCAAAACGACGGCCGCTGCGGAACCGACGGCCACGGAGACGCAGACTACAGCTAAACCGACGAAAACGACAAAGGAGACGACTGCGAAGGCAACCGAAACGACAGTCAAGGAAACCGAAACGACAGTCAAAAAGACGACTGCAAAGGAGACAGAAACCACGGCGAAAGCGACTGAAACGACGACTACCAAGGCAACACCAACCGAAAAGCAGACGACTGCGAAGAAGACCACTGCAAAGCAGACCACGCCGCAGGAAACGACCGCCAAAGAAACCACGGCGAAAGTGACGAAAACGACCACGCCGAAACCGACGACAGTCAAAGAGACAACTCCGGCTGAAACGACGGCGAAGCAAACGACACCGAAAGAAACCACGGCCAAGGAGACGACGGTGGCAAAAACAACTCCAAAGGAGACGACTCCGAAGAAAACGACCCCCAAAGAGACGACGGTGAAGAAAACGACCCCCAAAGAGACGACGGTGAAGAAAACCACGGTCAAGGAAACGACCGTAAAAAAGACGACAACCAAGGAAACGACTCCGAAGGAAACGACGGCGAAAAAGACCACTCCGAAGGAGCCGGAGGAACCGAAAATAACGAGTCCAGCAGAACCGGAAAAACCTGAAATTACCAGCCCAGCAGAGCCGGAAAAACCGGACGTGACGAGTCCGGCGGAACCAACTCCGGATGAGACGGTGCCGAAGGATGATTCCGACGAGCGCACCGTTTCGAACGACAGCTAA